The Amycolatopsis japonica nucleotide sequence GCCGGAATCCCCGGGCACGTGGTGGCCTGGAACCGCGGGTAGGAACAGGAGTAGAGCAATGACCATCGAACAGCAGAGTCCGGCGTCGGTCTTCGGCACCGTGGCCGAGTTGCTGAAGGAACTGGTCGGGGACACCGACGTCCTCGGCATCGAGATCACCCCGCAGACCACCTTCCACGAGGATCTCCAGCTGGAGAGCATCGATCTGGTGACCTTCGCGAGCATCCTCGCCGAGTTCTTCGGCGCGGACGTCAACCTCGCGGAGTTCCTGGCGGAGAAGGACCTCGACGACGTGATCGAGCTGCGGGTCGGCGACATCGCCGACTACGTGGCCGCCCGCCTCGGCGAACGGGGCTGAGGCGGTGCCGACCATGACCGTCAACGGGCTGCGCACCAACGTGCAGCTCGTGCCCGGCGGGGGCACGGAGACCGTGGTGTTCTTGCACGGGATGGGCACCGACAGTCTCGCGAGCTTCTACCTCACGCTCGCGCCGCCGGTCGCCGCCGCCGGGGTGGACGTGATCAGCTACGACCTGCGCGGGCACGGCAAGACCGAACGCCCGGAGCGCGGGTACACGATCGCGGATTTCGTCGCCGATCTCGACGACCTGCTCGACCAGCTCGACCTCGACCGGCCCGTGCACCTGGTCGGCAACAGTTTCGGCGGCACCCTCGCCTACAGCTACGCCGTGGCGAAACCGGAGCGGGTGCGCAGCATCGTGTGCATCGAGTCGGAGCCGGCCACCGAACTGTGGGCGGACAAGATGTCGCAGATCCTCGAACACACCGTGCGGTTCTTGAAGGTCGAGGAGAGCTTCGACTGGATCGAGGCCAACTACAGCGCGCATCACCGGCGGCTGGCGAGAATGGCCGCCGAGCGGATCATGTCGACGTCGATGGCCGAAGAGGTCCCACTCGGTCCCTTGCTGACGCTGGACCAGGTCGCGGGGATCGGCTGTCCCGTACTGTCCATTTTGGGC carries:
- a CDS encoding phosphopantetheine-binding protein; translation: MTIEQQSPASVFGTVAELLKELVGDTDVLGIEITPQTTFHEDLQLESIDLVTFASILAEFFGADVNLAEFLAEKDLDDVIELRVGDIADYVAARLGERG
- a CDS encoding alpha/beta fold hydrolase, encoding MPTMTVNGLRTNVQLVPGGGTETVVFLHGMGTDSLASFYLTLAPPVAAAGVDVISYDLRGHGKTERPERGYTIADFVADLDDLLDQLDLDRPVHLVGNSFGGTLAYSYAVAKPERVRSIVCIESEPATELWADKMSQILEHTVRFLKVEESFDWIEANYSAHHRRLARMAAERIMSTSMAEEVPLGPLLTLDQVAGIGCPVLSILGSHGYQADDLTALTSLLPRGELHVFEGQGHSVLVEQHREVRELLLNWIDRHGRPRG